The following coding sequences lie in one bacterium genomic window:
- a CDS encoding OmpH family outer membrane protein, which yields NDLTTEINTFVRLTNQQLLEENRRKTQTLLTDIAKVIQDYATKNGYDLIVDKKSLPYFSNTFDISDEIIKILNQKIK from the coding sequence AATGACTTAACAACAGAAATAAATACATTTGTTAGATTAACAAACCAGCAACTTCTTGAAGAAAATAGAAGAAAGACACAAACATTATTGACAGATATTGCAAAAGTTATTCAGGACTATGCAACTAAAAATGGATATGATTTAATTGTTGACAAAAAGTCCTTACCTTACTTTTCAAATACATTTGATATCTCAGATGAAATAATTAAAATATTAAATCAGAAAATAAAATAG